Within Chloroflexota bacterium, the genomic segment TTACAATCAAGGCACGGGTCTTGATGCATAAACACGACTTTCAAAGTAGAAAACTAACGGTGCCGGACGAGATACGCGTTCGACAGCTCACCGTTGACGAAGCAATGCTGAAGCTCGATAAATACCTGCATGATGCTTTCATGGCCGGGCTCTATCAGGTCAGAGTGGTTCACGGTAAGGGCACCGGGACATTGCGCCGGGCCATTCAGGAACAACTGCGCGGGCATCCGCTGGTGAAATCATACCGCACCGGCGAATACGGTGAGGGAGGCACCGGGGTGACCATCGTTCAGCTCGCCGACAGGTAATTGGACAGACACGGGCCCTGTATCAATTTGAAAGCACGGCTGTTTTTCCGCTATAATAGCTTTGGCCTGTGGTGAGTGTAGCCGAGTGGTTTAAGGCGCCAGGTTGTGGCCCTGGAG encodes:
- a CDS encoding Smr/MutS family protein, whose protein sequence is MHKHDFQSRKLTVPDEIRVRQLTVDEAMLKLDKYLHDAFMAGLYQVRVVHGKGTGTLRRAIQEQLRGHPLVKSYRTGEYGEGGTGVTIVQLADR